Below is a window of Demequina muriae DNA.
ACGACTGCAGCCGCACGAGAGATCGCGATATCCCGTATGCGACCGATCAGCGTTGGCGACGGTCTGGCTTGCGCGGTGCTTGACCCGGTGCTGACCACAGGGTCTGTACTGAGCGGACATCACTCACCTCGGACGTCCGGCAGGCGGTGCACAGGTGCGAGCGTTCCTCGCGGTTCACCCAGCACTGGCCGGCCGTCCTCGCTCATCGTGGAACGAGGTCTCACCATGACAGTGCCCCGCCAGCGTGTGGCGATCATCACCGGAGCTGGAAGCGGCCACGGCATCGGCTTCGCCACGGCTCTCCTTCTCGGCGCCGCAGGCATGCGCGTGGTCGTGACCTCGACGACCGACCGCATCTTCGATCGAGTCTCCCAATTGCGCGCAGCAGGAATCGACGCGCAGGGAGTGGTGGCCGATCTCCGGGACCGCAGCGGTGCTGACGCTGTCGCGGCCCGAGCGGCGAGCATCGATGGCCGTGTCGACGTGCTCGTCAACAACGCAGGCATGACTTCGGTTTCGGAGCGGGATCCCGCTGGCGCGATGTCTCGCTGGCAGGCGTCCTTGGAGCGCAATCTGAGCACGACATTCTTAATGACCAGCGCGGTGCTCGACGGCATGCGGTCCGCCCGCTACGGCCGCGTCGTCAATGTCTCGTCCGTGTCGGGACCAGTCGCCGCGTATCCCGGTGACGTCGCCTACCATGCGGCGAAGGCCGGAATGGTGGGGCTGACTCGAGCAGTGGCGATCGAAACCGCCTCCAGTGGGATCACTGTCAACGCCGTCGCACCTGGATGGATCGATACGGCGTCAGCGTCCGACCACGAGCGCCGCATGGGCGCGGCGAGCCCGGTCGGCCGTTCCGGCACCGCGGAGGAGGTCGCGTATGTGATCGCCATGCTCGCCGGAGAGGGTGCGTCGTACATCAGCGGGCAGTTGGTCATCGTCGACGGAGCGAACTCCGTCAGCGAGGAGCGCGGTCGCTGAGCCGTGCGACCAGCGCCGCCGGGTCTGCGAAGAGGACGGGACGGAGTCGCTTCGGTCGTGACGGTCTGCAAGTGGCGTGTGCCGAGCACGGAAGGTGCCGCCCTGGTCGCGGCTACGTGACTTCCACCGACGCGAAGGGCTCGTCACGAGCGCGAGGCTGGCGACATGGCCACCACACTCGCCGTCGAACCATCGGGAGCACGCAGGCTCCACGCCTCAGCGCTGACACCAGCGCGGCACAGCCGTAGCCCCGGTGTGATCCGGTTCACCAGGATGTCGCGCACCGCGGGCTACCCGAGTCGACGGAGGCACCGATGACGTGGAGCACGCGGGAGCTCGCGGAGATGGCGGGCACCACCGTGAACACGGTGCGGCACTATCACGCTCTCGGGCTGCTTGAACCGCCCAGCCGGACGTGCAACGGGTACAAGCAGTACGAGGTTCGGCACCTGGTCACGTTGACGAGGGTGCGGCGCCTTGCTGAACTGGGGGTTCCTCTCGCGCAGGTGGGAGCGATCGCCCTGCGAGCGGGTGCCGCTCCCAGCGCGCTGCTCCGCCTCGATGCAGAGCTCCGGTCCCACATCCGCACTCTCCGCCGCGCGAGGAAGGACATCGCCGCGATCGTTCGAGACCACGCACCTGCAGACAGTCCCCGAGGATTTGAACGCGTCGCATCGCAGCTGTCGGAGGCGGACCTGTCGTACTTGCACATCCTGACGCGTCTGCATGACGGCCATGAGTCCCTCTCCGTCCTGCGAGACATGATCGACACGGAGAGCCAGGAGGTCCGCGACCAACTCGGAGGCCTGCGGCTCGATGCGAGTGCCGCCTCGCGCCAACGCCTCGCAGAGCGGATGACGGCTGACGGTGCCCAGTGGCGCTCTCCGACTCGTCCGTGGCTCGGTTCACGCACCGAGACCCAGCGTGAACGGGACGTCCCCATGGATCGCATTCTGGACGAAGCACTGACCGAGCTCTACACCCCCGCACAGCGAGATGTCCTCATGCGTGCCGACGCAGTGTGCACACGCTTGCCGGCTCGCGCCTCGAGGCTGCCGAGCCGGATCGAGGACACCGACTCCCAGCAGTCCAGCCGCTCGGCCGAGCAGTGGCTCGCGCCTGCAGGTGGTGCATGAACCCGGTCCACCTGCGCCGCGCCGCGCGACACCGGGCACCGCGATGAGTGCCAACCGCGGCAAGCGGTCGACGGCGACACTCGAGAAGCCACGGGAGAGAGACCATGAGCGCCACCATCACGGCGACAACCGACATCGACGCGCCTGGTGCACAGCGAGACGTTCTCGGGCGTCTTCGTCCCCGTGATGAAGGGCGTGGCGAAGGACAGCGAGTCAGGGTTCCAGGCATTCAAGGAGGCGGTGAAGCGACGAGCGGAGAGTCCGCTCGACCGTCGCTGAGAGCTGTCCTGTGGCGGCCATGACTTGATGGGCCACCATCGCGCGACGACTCAGGGCCAGGTACCTTGATGTGTACCAACTTGGGGCCGTGATGGGAGCACAAGGTGGCAGATCTCGTCGGCCGCAGCTCAGAGGCCGCAGTACTCGAGAAGTGCCTGATGCTGGCTCGAACCGGGCGCAGTGGCTCACTCCTTGTGCGTGGCGAAGCCGGGATCGGAAAGACGGCTGTCCTGGAGCACACCCAACAGGCGGCACGTGCAGCAGGCTTTCGCGTCGTGACGTCAGTGGGTGTCGAGTCCGAGTCGCAGTTCGCGTTCGCTGGACTTCACCAGCTCTGCGGATCGCTTCTGGACCATCGCGACGCGCTGCCCGAGCCACTGAAGGTGGCTCTCGGCGTGGTCTTCGGACTCCACGGTGGTCCCGCCCCGGATCGATTCCTGGTGGGACTGGCTGTTCTGAACCTGCTCGCCGAGGTCGCGGAGGAACGGCCGTTGCTGTGCCTCGTCGACGATGCCCAATGGCTGGATGAGTCATCGGCACAGGTCCTCGCATTCGTGGCTCGACGATTGGGAGCCGAGAGGCTGGCCCTCATCGTCGGGGTGCGCGACGCCAACGGGGGCGAATGCCCTCCCTTCACCGGGCTGCCGGTACTGCGCCTGGAAGGTCTCGCCGACGACGATGCGCGGGAGCTCCTGTCCGTCGCCGTCCACACACCCCTGGATGAACGAGTGCGGGACCGGATCGTCGCCGAGGCCCGTGGCAACCCGCTGGCACTGTTGGAACTGCCTCGCAGCGTGAGTCCGGAGCGGTCGGCTGGCGGGTTCGAGCTGCCGCACGTGGCCAGCGTCCCGCAACGCATCGAAGAGACCTTTCGCAGCCGTTCGGACATGCTCCCCGAGGACACGCAGCTGTTGCTGCTGGTCGCGGCGTCTGACCAGACCGGTGACGCCGCGCTGCTGTGGCGCGCGGCCGCCAGCTTGGGCCTTGCCGCAGAGGCGCTCGAGCCCGCGAAGCTGGCCGGACTGCTG
It encodes the following:
- a CDS encoding SDR family oxidoreductase, translated to MTVPRQRVAIITGAGSGHGIGFATALLLGAAGMRVVVTSTTDRIFDRVSQLRAAGIDAQGVVADLRDRSGADAVAARAASIDGRVDVLVNNAGMTSVSERDPAGAMSRWQASLERNLSTTFLMTSAVLDGMRSARYGRVVNVSSVSGPVAAYPGDVAYHAAKAGMVGLTRAVAIETASSGITVNAVAPGWIDTASASDHERRMGAASPVGRSGTAEEVAYVIAMLAGEGASYISGQLVIVDGANSVSEERGR
- a CDS encoding MerR family transcriptional regulator, whose translation is MTWSTRELAEMAGTTVNTVRHYHALGLLEPPSRTCNGYKQYEVRHLVTLTRVRRLAELGVPLAQVGAIALRAGAAPSALLRLDAELRSHIRTLRRARKDIAAIVRDHAPADSPRGFERVASQLSEADLSYLHILTRLHDGHESLSVLRDMIDTESQEVRDQLGGLRLDASAASRQRLAERMTADGAQWRSPTRPWLGSRTETQRERDVPMDRILDEALTELYTPAQRDVLMRADAVCTRLPARASRLPSRIEDTDSQQSSRSAEQWLAPAGGA